The DNA window CCTTGTATTTGATATTGATTTCTGCTTGTTCTCTTACTTCATCGTTATATTTTGATGAAATTTCTTTGATGAAATCAATATTATCCAACTTTTCCAACGTCATATTAGGTCTGGTAAGGATCTGAGCTGCTCTGTAAGCCTGATCTACCGGGTTACTTTCAATAGATTCCAGAATTGGATTGATAACACCTGGTTTTAAAGAAGTTTCTCGTAAAAACTCTTCAAGTGATTGACTATCAGATATTTTGGATTCTACTTTTCTTAATCTCTCCTCTTTTGCCAGTCCTAATTGATACGCTTTTTCTGTTAATCTGATATCGGCATTGTCCTGTCTTAATAAAAGTCTGTATTCTGCACGTGAAGTAAACATTCTGTAAGGTTCTTCAGTACCTTTTGTAATAAGGTCATCAATTAAAACTCCAATATAGGCTTCATCTCTGTTTAAGATAAAATCCCCTTTTTCATGAACTTTATTATGAGCATTGATTCCTGCAATTAATCCCTGACCAGCTGCTTCTTCATATCCGGTTGTTCCATTGATCTGTCCTGCGAAATATAAATTGTCAATCAATTTTGTTTCCAGGGTGTGCTTCAATTGGGTAGGAGGGAAGTAGTCGTACTCGATAGCATAACCCGGTCTGAAAACTTTTACATTTTCAAATCCTGGAATATGTTTCATTGCTTTGATCTGTACATCTTCAGGAAGAGAAGAGCTGAATCCGTTTACATAGATCTCCACAGTTTTCCATCCTTCCGGTTCTACGAAAAGTTGATGCCTGTTTCTCTCTGCAAAACGATTAATTTTATCTTCAATACTTGGACAATATCTAGGTCCTAAACTTTGAATAGTTCCATTAAACATTGGGCTCCTATCAAAGCCTTCTCTTAAAATATCATGTACTGTTTCGTTTGTGTAAACGATATGACAGCTTAATTGTTTGGTTAATTTTGGAGTATCCAGATAACTGAACTTTTGAGGATTTTCATCTCCTTTTTGTTCTTCCATTTTAGAATAATCCAAACTTCTTCCGTCCACTCTCGGTGGAGTACCGGTTTTCATTCTTCCGGCTTCGAAGCCTAAATTTACCAATTGTTCGGTAATTCCGAATGCTCTTGGTTCACCCATTCTTCCTCCGCCTAATTGTTTGTCTCCAACATGGATTAGTCCGTTAAGAAAAGTTCCGTTGGTAAGCACCACTGATTTTGCTTTGATCTCAATTCCTAAAGAAGTAACAACTCCAGTTACTTTATTATTTTCAACAATCAGTTGTTTCACCATATCCTGAAAGAAATCAAGATTGGGAGTATTCTCTAATGCCAATCGCCATTCTTCGGCAAAAAGCATTCTATCATTTTGGGTTCTTGGAGACCACATGGCAGGACCCTTTGAAAGATTCAGCATTTTGAATTGGATTGCAGATTTGTCTGCCACAATTCCGGAGTATCCTCCCATTGCATCAATCTCTCTTACGATTTGTCCTTTTGCGATTCCACCCATTGCCGGGTTGCAACTCATCTGTCCGATGGTCTGCATATTCATAGTAACAAGTAGGGTTTTTGAACCGAGGTTGGCTGCTGCTGCTGCTGCTTCACAACCTGCATGTCCGGCACCGACTACTATTACATCATATATTTCTGAAATCATTTTTCTATCTCGCTTATTAAGCTTTAAACCTTATCTTTATAATCAATGTTTCACGTGAAACATTTTTGGAGAATGCACTCTAAGTGATCTTGTATTATTGCTATATTTGAGCACTTTACATATCGGACTTTAAGTGATTGTTCAATTTAAATCCTTGAATCCCTATATTTGTCTAAGTACAAATCTTCCATTCTTCGCATCTCTTTTTCTTCCTCTTCCGTCTTATCTTTATACCCCGCCAGGTGTAGAATTCCATGGGCTAAAACCCTTCTTAATTCTTCCTCGTGATCTCTCGAAAGGGTAGAGGCGTTATCAGAAATGCGCTGCAAAGATACGAAAATCTCAGCGCTTATAGTTTTGCCTTTTACATAATCAAAAGTGATGATGTCGGTGTAATAATCATGCTGTAAATAATCCTGATTAATCTTTAAAAGATATTCATCATCGCAGAAAATATAATTGATTTCGCCTAGCTTTTTTCCTTCTGAAAGAATAAGATCTTCCAGCCATTTTTTGTAATCTGTATTTACCGACTCCGGTAAATTTTCGTAAAAGAACTGTATCATTTTTTTAAAACCAGTGCCCTAATATCACACTGAATATACCTTTTTGATTGTTTTTAAGTGAGTGGCTAAAGTTTACTTTAATTTGCCCGAAAGGAGATTTATACCCTGCGGTAATCCCTAATGAGCTATAATTTACTTTAACGGCATCCTCGAATTTTATATCATTGGAAAGGTTGGCAAAGCTAAAGTTTCCGCTGACAAAATAGTTTTTGTTAAACCTGAACTGGATATCATTCGAGGCAATAATCACATTATTAGTGTTCAGCTGGGCAAAATAAAATCCACCAAAGCTTCTGAAATTAATAATATTCTGCTCAAATATTCCACCCAGTCTGTACTGGTAGTATTGGGGGAGATGTTCCCCTAATGTTATTCCACCAAATAAATTAAGACGATAAGTAAATTGTTTCCAGAGAGGAATATTTATCCTCAGATCGGCCTTTATCTGGACGATCCTTTTATCTACCTCGGATTTCAGAAGATCAATGACCTTTCCTTCCGCGGAAAAGTAAACTCCTTTTGTTGGAAATTCTTTATCATCCTGTGTATCGCTTTTTAAGAATATATATGGATTTAGAAAACGTCCGTATCGCTTATTATCACCGTTAATTTCGGCTCTGAAATAGTCGTGGCTTATTCCACCTCCAATAGCGAATTTATCCTTCCAAATAGACTGTATATAGGCCTCGTTTCTGGTCCAGGCCCATTTATCCATGACATTATTATCCGCATTTTTCAAGTCGAAACTCATACCGGAAGAGTAAATACCGAATCCCGGAATATATCCGTTGTCAATAAAGTAATTCAGATAATATCTGAGTCTGTCTCCTACAATGACATCTACTGAAAGATTGGAGTTTTTAAATAAAAGTCTTTTCGCTGAATAATTCAACAAAAGACCTGTTTTGAAAACTTCGTCATAATGTAATCCGAATTTTAAAAAATGGCGCGCATCGTCTTCTGTGACATACAGCTTTAAGTAGTTGGCGTTATTTTCCTGAACAATATCATAGTTAATGAATTTATAGTTATTGGTAGCAACCAATTTATCAATCATTTTGTTGACATTGCCGTAGGTTTGAAGAGAGGGGAGACGTAATCCCATTTTCCCTAAAACATAGTTTTTACCGTAGATTTTGCTTCCTTCAATGGATATACTGTCAATCTTATATACATTGGAGTATATTGGGTTTATTTGCTGTCTTAGACGGTCAAAGGGACGTTTAGGAAGCTCATCCAGTATTTTCGTGTATTTTAAGCCTTCTGCATACCCGCTATCGAGGATTTTTTTCTTATCATCATAACTGGTTGCAGACATTCCTTTAAGGTCAGGCTTAATGTTAATATCTGTGTATCTGTACTGTTTTTTTGTATCTCTTTTTATTCCGAAATCGATCACCTGGTTCAGGATGGATATAATATTGTTTAAATCTTCTCTTTTGGACAGATCCTGGTTCAGGTCAACACCGATGACGATATCAATTCCCTTGTCTTTTAAAGGCTTTGAAGGATAATTTACCGTCATAGCACCATCAATATAAATACTGTCTCCGATTTTAACGGGATCCATTAAAGATGGAAACGCTGAGCTGGCCATGATGGATTGTACAAGATCTCCTTTTTCAAATATCTGCATATTTCCACTTTCAAGATTGGTGGCAACACATAAAAAAGGAATGGGCATTTTAGAAAAATCATCAATATTTGAGACATTTTTAAAAAGCTCTTTTAGCAAATAGACATTTCGTTGCCCTGTACTGATGGAAGAGGGAAGTGTAATTTTTCCGTTTTTCAAAGGAATAGATAACAGATATTTATCTACAGATTTATTGAAAAAACTGGCTTCCTGCCTGGATTTTGGATCCATAATCAGAGAATAGAAATCTGTATCCATTACAATTTTTTCTATTTCTTTCCCTGAATAGCCGGAAGCGTAAAGTCCTCCAACAATGGCTCCCATACTGGTTCCGGCAATATAATCTACTTTTACTCCTAGCGAATCTAATACTTTAAGTACTCCAACATGTGAAAAGCCTTTGGCACCACCACCTGCAAGTGATAATCCTATTTTGGGATTTTTCGGAATCACTAAGTTCTTTTTTACCTGAGAATGGATCAAAAGGAGCTGGAATACGAAAAGAAGAATCAGGAGTTTTCTCATAGTTAATCTTTTATATAAATCCGTTTCACCCGAGGTGAAATGGAGGTTAATACTTCATAGGTTATAGTTTTGCAGTAGCCTGCGAATTCTTTTAAGCTTGGTTTGGCATTGAAAACAGTTACAGTATCTCCGTCTTTTACATTCGGAATATTGTCAACATTAATCATCATCATATCCATGCAGATATTTCCAACGATAGGAGCTAACGTTTTATTAACGCCTAAACTTCCTACCTGATTTCCGATTAATCTCGGGATTCCGTCTGCATAGCCAACAGGAATGGTAGCAATCTTTGTCAGATGATCTGCTTTATATTTTCTGCTGTAGCCTACCGATTCTCCGTTTTCAACCATTGAAATTTGTGAAATTACAGTTTTAAAGCTAACTACAGACTGCAGTTGATTTTGTATCTT is part of the Chryseobacterium lactis genome and encodes:
- the mnmG gene encoding tRNA uridine-5-carboxymethylaminomethyl(34) synthesis enzyme MnmG, with translation MISEIYDVIVVGAGHAGCEAAAAAANLGSKTLLVTMNMQTIGQMSCNPAMGGIAKGQIVREIDAMGGYSGIVADKSAIQFKMLNLSKGPAMWSPRTQNDRMLFAEEWRLALENTPNLDFFQDMVKQLIVENNKVTGVVTSLGIEIKAKSVVLTNGTFLNGLIHVGDKQLGGGRMGEPRAFGITEQLVNLGFEAGRMKTGTPPRVDGRSLDYSKMEEQKGDENPQKFSYLDTPKLTKQLSCHIVYTNETVHDILREGFDRSPMFNGTIQSLGPRYCPSIEDKINRFAERNRHQLFVEPEGWKTVEIYVNGFSSSLPEDVQIKAMKHIPGFENVKVFRPGYAIEYDYFPPTQLKHTLETKLIDNLYFAGQINGTTGYEEAAGQGLIAGINAHNKVHEKGDFILNRDEAYIGVLIDDLITKGTEEPYRMFTSRAEYRLLLRQDNADIRLTEKAYQLGLAKEERLRKVESKISDSQSLEEFLRETSLKPGVINPILESIESNPVDQAYRAAQILTRPNMTLEKLDNIDFIKEISSKYNDEVREQAEINIKYKGYIEKEKENVAKLNRLENIKIPEDFDYTNLSSLSAEAKQKMSNVRPKTIAQAGRISGVSPADINVLLVYLGR
- the ybeY gene encoding rRNA maturation RNase YbeY, producing the protein MIQFFYENLPESVNTDYKKWLEDLILSEGKKLGEINYIFCDDEYLLKINQDYLQHDYYTDIITFDYVKGKTISAEIFVSLQRISDNASTLSRDHEEELRRVLAHGILHLAGYKDKTEEEEKEMRRMEDLYLDKYRDSRI
- a CDS encoding patatin-like phospholipase family protein, with the translated sequence MRKLLILLFVFQLLLIHSQVKKNLVIPKNPKIGLSLAGGGAKGFSHVGVLKVLDSLGVKVDYIAGTSMGAIVGGLYASGYSGKEIEKIVMDTDFYSLIMDPKSRQEASFFNKSVDKYLLSIPLKNGKITLPSSISTGQRNVYLLKELFKNVSNIDDFSKMPIPFLCVATNLESGNMQIFEKGDLVQSIMASSAFPSLMDPVKIGDSIYIDGAMTVNYPSKPLKDKGIDIVIGVDLNQDLSKREDLNNIISILNQVIDFGIKRDTKKQYRYTDINIKPDLKGMSATSYDDKKKILDSGYAEGLKYTKILDELPKRPFDRLRQQINPIYSNVYKIDSISIEGSKIYGKNYVLGKMGLRLPSLQTYGNVNKMIDKLVATNNYKFINYDIVQENNANYLKLYVTEDDARHFLKFGLHYDEVFKTGLLLNYSAKRLLFKNSNLSVDVIVGDRLRYYLNYFIDNGYIPGFGIYSSGMSFDLKNADNNVMDKWAWTRNEAYIQSIWKDKFAIGGGISHDYFRAEINGDNKRYGRFLNPYIFLKSDTQDDKEFPTKGVYFSAEGKVIDLLKSEVDKRIVQIKADLRINIPLWKQFTYRLNLFGGITLGEHLPQYYQYRLGGIFEQNIINFRSFGGFYFAQLNTNNVIIASNDIQFRFNKNYFVSGNFSFANLSNDIKFEDAVKVNYSSLGITAGYKSPFGQIKVNFSHSLKNNQKGIFSVILGHWF